In Pleurocapsa sp. PCC 7319, the following are encoded in one genomic region:
- a CDS encoding mechanosensitive ion channel family protein, which yields MAESFWQEASFIWGLILIIVFPLLIVVIGEIGIWLQKRNRSLAATLQIVRNLVLPSLALFILFTKVLAFPSDRPLLQIIETGVGVCAIHAVLSLANALLFGEVKVGTWQANTPKLFRDLIRFFLIAVGTALVLSVVWKADLGGLIAALGVGSLVLGLALQDTLGNLFSGIALLFERPFSLGDWLEINGVKGKVIEINWRSVHLLTYDLEILVIPNGILGKEIFRNYRSPRKLRSEPIDIGFSYKDPPNKVKQVLIETALATEGVLDDPKPIVRTMEYSDFSINYRVKLFLADYDQIPQIRDEFITRIWYAANRYNLTIPFPIRTLYHQPVSKSNPESKLAQFVDYLRGFSTFASIDQEALEQLAQDAVIKHFGIGEPAIARGTKHTGLYLIITGQAQLSVTNNFGQEIEIATLSKGEFFGEMALLTQSDLSSSLLISAMEDLTVLVLKIEAVQLILHQIPRLAQEIGAVIETRRQAINLAQKTIEQGTI from the coding sequence ATGGCAGAATCTTTTTGGCAAGAAGCATCTTTTATTTGGGGATTAATCCTAATTATCGTCTTTCCGCTACTGATCGTAGTTATTGGAGAGATTGGTATCTGGTTGCAAAAGCGCAATCGCTCTTTAGCAGCTACTTTGCAAATTGTTCGCAATCTAGTTTTACCTAGTTTGGCTCTGTTTATTCTCTTTACTAAAGTCTTAGCCTTTCCTAGCGATCGCCCCTTACTTCAGATTATAGAAACTGGGGTCGGTGTCTGTGCCATTCACGCGGTTCTCTCTTTAGCTAACGCCCTACTATTTGGAGAAGTAAAAGTGGGGACTTGGCAAGCTAATACGCCCAAACTATTCCGCGATTTAATTCGCTTTTTTCTGATCGCAGTGGGGACGGCTTTAGTTCTCTCCGTAGTCTGGAAAGCTGATTTAGGAGGACTAATTGCTGCCTTAGGAGTTGGTTCTCTAGTTTTGGGTTTGGCTCTCCAAGATACTTTAGGTAACTTGTTTTCGGGTATTGCTTTGCTGTTTGAACGTCCTTTTAGTTTAGGAGATTGGTTAGAAATTAATGGAGTTAAAGGGAAGGTAATTGAGATTAACTGGCGTTCGGTACACCTGCTGACTTATGACCTAGAAATTTTGGTGATTCCTAACGGGATTTTGGGCAAGGAAATATTCCGTAATTATCGTTCCCCGCGCAAGCTGCGCTCTGAACCTATAGATATTGGTTTTTCTTATAAAGATCCTCCTAATAAGGTTAAACAAGTATTGATAGAAACGGCTTTAGCTACTGAAGGAGTATTGGACGACCCCAAACCTATAGTTAGAACTATGGAATATAGTGATTTTTCGATTAATTACCGAGTCAAACTATTTTTGGCTGACTACGATCAAATTCCGCAAATAAGAGATGAGTTTATCACTCGTATCTGGTACGCTGCCAATCGATATAATTTGACTATTCCCTTTCCAATTCGTACTCTTTATCATCAACCTGTTTCTAAATCTAATCCAGAGTCAAAATTAGCTCAATTTGTTGATTATCTGCGTGGTTTCTCTACTTTTGCCAGTATCGATCAAGAAGCTTTAGAACAACTGGCTCAAGATGCTGTCATTAAGCATTTTGGTATTGGAGAGCCAGCGATCGCCAGAGGAACCAAGCACACGGGTCTTTATTTAATTATTACTGGTCAAGCACAATTATCTGTAACGAATAATTTTGGTCAAGAAATAGAAATTGCCACCCTTTCTAAAGGGGAGTTTTTTGGTGAGATGGCATTACTAACTCAGTCCGATTTATCTAGTTCCCTTTTGATATCAGCAATGGAAGACTTGACAGTACTAGTGCTAAAAATCGAAGCCGTACAACTTATTCTGCATCAAATTCCCAGACTAGCCCAAGAAATTGGCGCAGTAATTGAGACTCGTCGTCAAGCGATCAATTTGGCTCAAAAGACTATTGAACAGGGCACAATTTAA
- a CDS encoding serine hydrolase has product MSSIYSRRYILRQGKQALLGFSVANVLNGIKQSIAFGDNTLNHHSIEAVIHNLTEQIPLWMKQFKIPGLSLAVIQEKKAFWHHSFGVRNYYSQKPVDDRTIFAAASLSKPLFAYAVIKMVERGYLNLDTPLTEYTAKPYIKDDRLKLITARRVLSHTTGFPNWSGDEPVWIENTPGKKFGYSGEGYLYLQKVIEEITNQPFEQYIFDQLLAPLSMNQSSYVWQPAYQYLATDGHDRDLIPRSMKKPTEALSAGSLRTTAQEYAQFMIAMMQSGTVDSHLLTESSVQEMLRSQIQLNYHLDWGLGWGLEYSNNQKYFWHWGDAGIYKSFAIASRELDTGVVILTNSENGLKICPPIVSAVMSGDRFAFDFEMMEY; this is encoded by the coding sequence ATGTCAAGTATTTATTCTCGGAGGTATATACTACGCCAAGGGAAACAAGCCCTCTTGGGATTTTCTGTTGCCAATGTTTTAAATGGAATCAAGCAAAGTATAGCCTTCGGTGATAACACTCTCAACCACCACTCAATAGAAGCTGTTATTCATAATTTGACAGAGCAAATTCCTTTATGGATGAAGCAGTTTAAAATCCCTGGACTTTCTTTAGCCGTAATTCAAGAGAAAAAAGCATTTTGGCATCATAGCTTTGGAGTTAGAAATTACTATAGCCAAAAACCTGTTGATGATCGGACTATTTTTGCTGCCGCTTCCTTAAGTAAGCCTCTTTTTGCTTATGCTGTGATCAAAATGGTGGAAAGAGGATACTTAAACTTAGATACCCCCCTAACAGAATATACTGCTAAACCTTATATCAAAGACGATAGATTAAAGTTAATTACTGCTCGTCGAGTTTTATCCCATACTACGGGTTTTCCCAATTGGAGTGGTGATGAACCAGTTTGGATTGAAAATACTCCTGGAAAGAAATTTGGCTATTCGGGGGAGGGTTACTTATACTTGCAAAAAGTTATTGAGGAAATTACTAATCAACCTTTCGAGCAATACATATTCGACCAGCTATTAGCTCCCCTGAGCATGAATCAGAGTAGTTATGTTTGGCAACCCGCCTATCAATACCTAGCTACAGATGGACACGATCGCGACTTAATACCTCGCTCCATGAAAAAACCTACTGAGGCTTTATCAGCAGGAAGTTTGCGTACTACTGCTCAAGAATACGCCCAATTTATGATCGCGATGATGCAGTCGGGGACAGTTGATAGTCACTTACTAACTGAATCAAGTGTTCAGGAAATGTTACGCTCCCAAATACAACTTAATTATCATCTTGATTGGGGTTTAGGTTGGGGATTAGAATACTCCAATAATCAAAAATATTTTTGGCATTGGGGTGATGCTGGTATCTATAAATCATTTGCGATCGCTTCTCGTGAATTGGATACGGGGGTGGTAATTCTAACCAATAGTGAAAATGGTTTGAAAATTTGCCCTCCAATTGTCTCTGCTGTTATGTCAGGCGATCGTTTTGCTTTTGATTTTGAGATGATGGAATACTGA